From one Geoalkalibacter halelectricus genomic stretch:
- a CDS encoding ABC transporter permease subunit, with protein sequence MREDNARTSGTNNGTASGLPDQARRDRLKKWRRAKDHFSTYGVSAGGLGVVFALALIFIYLFYEVFPLLRSADITPVSSYALHEGGIEHFSLERYNELAAIHTSDGRVRFLEAGDGQLRREVVLPLPEDASISAFAAGDPSEGLFIYGLDDGRALVARTEYRLSYPQDRRHIEPQIAYPLGAEAVSVDAAGAALRRVAVQETGRGFTVAAATDDGRLLLAVYTATVSLFTGEVSLRRQEYILPSPAQPAEKLLIDGAGRNLFVTDALGAIHYYDISNPAAAILVHSVAAVAPGATISAVEFLKGSVSLIVGGTDGTLSQWFLVRDADNVQKLTRIRDFLPHAAAITTLAPEYNRKGFVAADASGSIGIHYATSQRTLLMEPISDKPLVHLGLSPVNIALLAVDEAGRVHYFDLDNPHPQVSMSALWSKVWYEGREGPAYVWQSSSASDDFESKFSLVPLTLGTLKAAFFAMLFAIPLAIMAAVYSAYFMTRALRGFVKPTIEVMEALPTVILGFLAGLWLAPFIERNLPAVFAIFLFIPLAMLLASFLWSCLPADFRARISPGWEGALLVPVVLVVGWLCVAMSPQVEVWFFDGSMRQWLTEVGITYDQRNALVVGIAMGFAVIPTIFSITEDAVFNVPKHLTQGSMALGATPWQTVVGVVIPTASPGIFSAVMIGFGRAVGETMIVLMATGNSPITNFNIFEGMRTLSANIAVELPETAVASTHFRILFLSALVLFVITFIVNTVAEVVRQRLRKRYSSL encoded by the coding sequence ATGCGTGAAGACAACGCCCGGACCTCCGGAACGAATAACGGCACTGCGAGCGGCCTGCCGGATCAGGCGCGCCGCGATCGGCTGAAAAAGTGGCGGCGCGCCAAGGACCACTTCTCAACCTACGGTGTGTCGGCCGGTGGGTTGGGAGTGGTTTTCGCCCTGGCGCTGATATTCATCTACCTCTTCTACGAGGTGTTTCCCCTGCTGCGTTCGGCGGACATCACCCCGGTTTCGAGCTACGCCCTGCACGAGGGCGGCATCGAGCACTTCAGCCTGGAGCGCTACAACGAACTGGCGGCCATTCACACCAGCGATGGACGGGTGCGGTTTCTGGAAGCCGGCGATGGGCAATTGCGCCGCGAGGTGGTGCTGCCGCTTCCGGAGGATGCCTCCATCAGTGCCTTCGCCGCCGGAGATCCCAGCGAGGGGTTGTTCATCTACGGTCTCGATGACGGGCGCGCCCTGGTCGCGCGCACCGAGTACCGGTTGAGCTATCCCCAGGATCGCCGCCATATTGAGCCCCAGATCGCCTATCCCCTGGGCGCCGAGGCGGTAAGCGTCGATGCCGCTGGCGCCGCCTTGCGCCGGGTTGCGGTGCAGGAGACCGGGCGCGGATTCACGGTGGCCGCGGCCACCGACGACGGGCGCCTGCTACTTGCCGTGTACACCGCCACGGTGTCGCTGTTCACCGGGGAGGTGAGCCTACGCCGCCAGGAATATATTTTGCCCAGCCCTGCGCAGCCGGCCGAAAAGCTGCTGATCGACGGCGCGGGGCGCAATCTCTTCGTCACCGATGCCCTCGGCGCCATCCATTATTACGACATCAGCAATCCGGCCGCCGCCATCCTGGTGCACAGCGTCGCGGCGGTGGCGCCGGGCGCGACCATCAGCGCCGTGGAATTTCTCAAGGGATCGGTGTCCCTGATCGTCGGGGGCACGGACGGCACCCTCAGCCAGTGGTTTTTGGTGCGCGACGCCGACAACGTGCAGAAATTGACGCGCATTCGCGACTTTCTGCCCCACGCCGCGGCCATCACCACCCTGGCTCCGGAGTACAACCGCAAAGGCTTCGTCGCCGCCGACGCCTCGGGGTCCATCGGCATTCACTACGCCACTTCCCAGCGTACCCTGCTCATGGAGCCGATCAGCGACAAGCCGCTGGTGCATTTGGGGCTCTCGCCCGTCAATATTGCCCTGCTGGCGGTGGATGAGGCCGGCCGGGTGCATTATTTCGATCTCGACAACCCCCATCCCCAGGTGTCCATGTCGGCGCTGTGGAGCAAGGTCTGGTACGAGGGTCGCGAGGGCCCCGCCTATGTCTGGCAGTCGTCCTCGGCCAGCGACGACTTCGAATCCAAGTTCAGCCTCGTGCCCCTCACCCTCGGCACCCTCAAGGCGGCATTTTTCGCCATGCTCTTCGCCATCCCCCTGGCCATCATGGCGGCGGTCTATTCGGCTTATTTCATGACCCGCGCCCTGCGCGGCTTCGTCAAGCCGACCATCGAGGTCATGGAGGCTTTGCCCACGGTCATCCTCGGCTTTCTTGCCGGGTTGTGGCTGGCGCCCTTCATCGAGCGCAATCTGCCCGCAGTCTTCGCCATCTTCCTGTTCATCCCCCTGGCCATGCTGCTGGCCTCCTTTCTCTGGTCGTGCCTGCCGGCCGATTTTCGCGCGCGGATCTCGCCGGGCTGGGAAGGCGCGCTGCTGGTGCCGGTGGTGTTGGTGGTCGGATGGCTGTGCGTGGCCATGAGCCCGCAGGTCGAGGTGTGGTTCTTTGACGGCAGCATGCGTCAGTGGCTAACCGAGGTGGGCATCACCTACGATCAGCGCAATGCCCTGGTGGTCGGCATCGCCATGGGTTTCGCGGTCATCCCGACGATCTTCTCCATCACCGAGGATGCGGTGTTCAACGTGCCCAAGCATCTCACCCAGGGCTCCATGGCCTTGGGCGCGACCCCCTGGCAGACGGTGGTGGGTGTGGTGATTCCCACCGCCAGCCCCGGCATCTTCTCGGCGGTGATGATCGGCTTCGGCCGCGCGGTGGGTGAAACCATGATCGTGCTCATGGCCACTGGCAACAGCCCCATCACCAACTTCAACATTTTCGAGGGAATGCGCACGCTGTCGGCGAACATCGCGGTGGAGCTGCCGGAAACGGCGGTGGCCAGCACCCATTTCCGCATTCTGTTTCTGTCGGCGCTGGTGCTCTTTGTCATCACCTTCATTGTCAATACGGTGGCCGAGGTGGTGCGTCAGCGCTTGAGAAAACGTTACAGCTCCCTATAA
- the pstA gene encoding phosphate ABC transporter permease PstA has product MKTWLKSGSPYIWLTGGAMTLCMVMVIGLLLLIGVRGFSHFWPAAIVETTYTLPGAEPVRLLGEISRSETLTAVQVREAGIEVPEGQQLVTRHLFKQGTRDHLGRDFVWYLDDFMSEWRYPKDALMLERREWGNFYGYPVELREGDQVVARGEALPRELAARVKRSNDLFEQIRRIERRDIGNINMRLERIRLAERRLELSDDVPPAQVAEQKEGFARERAELDAEYLVLQDQLDQLYLDMRRDTLVAEIMDGRQVEISLANIVRASQPNAMGLGSKLAYYGDRLWEFLAGYPREANTEGGIFPAIFGTVTMVFVMSIIVTPFGILAAIYLREYAKQGPLLRIIRVSVYNLAGVPSIVFGVFGLGFFVYFIGGGIDRLFYPEALPAPTFGTPGLFWVSLTLALLTLPVVIVATEEGLARIPRTVREGSLALGATKAETLWRIVVPQATPAMMTGLILAIARAAGEVAPLMLVGVVKLAPTLPIDGHFPFVHLERKIMHLGFHIFDVGFQSPNVEAARPLVYATALTLVIIIIALNMAAVAIRNHLREKYRSESD; this is encoded by the coding sequence ATGAAGACTTGGCTTAAAAGCGGCAGCCCCTATATCTGGCTGACCGGCGGCGCCATGACCCTGTGCATGGTGATGGTGATTGGTCTGCTGCTGCTGATCGGGGTGCGCGGCTTCAGCCATTTTTGGCCGGCGGCCATTGTCGAGACCACCTACACCCTGCCCGGGGCCGAGCCCGTGCGCCTGCTCGGCGAGATATCGCGCAGCGAAACCCTCACGGCGGTCCAGGTTCGTGAAGCCGGCATCGAGGTGCCCGAGGGCCAGCAGCTCGTGACCCGTCACCTGTTCAAGCAGGGCACCCGCGATCACCTCGGTCGTGATTTCGTCTGGTATCTCGACGACTTTATGAGCGAGTGGCGTTATCCCAAGGATGCCCTGATGCTGGAGCGCCGCGAGTGGGGAAATTTCTACGGCTATCCCGTCGAACTGCGCGAAGGCGATCAGGTGGTGGCGCGCGGTGAGGCGCTGCCCCGGGAACTTGCTGCGCGCGTCAAGCGCAGCAACGATCTCTTCGAGCAGATTCGGCGCATTGAGCGCCGCGACATCGGCAACATCAATATGCGTCTGGAGCGCATTCGCCTCGCCGAACGCCGCCTTGAGCTGAGCGACGATGTCCCCCCGGCGCAAGTCGCCGAACAGAAGGAGGGCTTCGCCCGCGAACGCGCGGAGCTTGACGCCGAGTATCTGGTCCTGCAGGACCAGCTCGATCAGCTCTACCTCGACATGCGCCGCGATACCCTGGTGGCGGAAATCATGGACGGCCGCCAGGTGGAAATCTCCCTGGCCAACATCGTGCGCGCCTCCCAGCCCAACGCCATGGGGCTGGGGAGCAAGTTGGCCTACTACGGCGACCGCCTCTGGGAATTTCTCGCCGGCTACCCGCGCGAGGCCAATACCGAGGGCGGAATCTTTCCCGCCATTTTCGGGACCGTGACCATGGTTTTCGTCATGTCCATCATCGTCACGCCCTTCGGGATTCTGGCCGCCATCTATCTGCGCGAATACGCCAAGCAAGGCCCGCTGCTGCGGATTATTCGCGTGTCGGTCTACAACCTGGCGGGGGTGCCCTCCATCGTGTTCGGCGTGTTCGGGCTGGGCTTTTTCGTCTATTTCATCGGCGGCGGCATCGATCGCCTGTTCTATCCCGAAGCCCTGCCCGCACCGACCTTCGGCACCCCGGGCCTGTTCTGGGTGTCCTTGACCCTGGCTCTGCTGACCCTGCCGGTGGTCATCGTCGCCACCGAGGAGGGCCTGGCGCGCATTCCGCGCACGGTGCGCGAGGGCAGCCTGGCCCTGGGCGCGACCAAGGCCGAAACCCTGTGGCGCATCGTCGTGCCCCAGGCTACCCCGGCCATGATGACCGGATTGATCCTGGCCATCGCCCGCGCCGCCGGCGAGGTGGCGCCGCTCATGCTGGTCGGGGTGGTGAAGCTGGCGCCGACCCTGCCCATCGACGGCCACTTCCCCTTCGTGCACCTGGAACGCAAGATCATGCACCTGGGCTTTCACATCTTCGACGTCGGCTTCCAGAGCCCCAACGTCGAGGCGGCGCGTCCCCTGGTCTACGCCACCGCCCTGACCCTGGTCATCATCATCATCGCCCTGAACATGGCGGCGGTGGCGATCCGCAACCATCTGCGGGAAAAATACCGCAGCGAATCGGACTGA